The Salinibaculum sp. SYNS191 genome has a window encoding:
- a CDS encoding formate/nitrite transporter family protein, producing the protein MDETEPDDREERLRDAVERSRSGAPAVGRVVRDRFSTDEVFQRIVAAADEEITAGSRELFFSGLAAGFAITITFLLYVSLTASTGGDPVLSALLYPLGFIYIIIGGYQLYTENTLPPVALTLERVASVPALLRNWVVVLAGNFAGGTFGAIALAWGGVLSPEAGAAAASIATKGIETGSSVLFTKAAFAGLIVAGVVWVEYAARDTISRLVVVYLAFLSIPIGGLFHVVVSYTEMVYLVLLGDLSLLVGMVEFVLPVLVGNTLGGVVLVTVVNYFQTTEQRLESARFEGADRRLSRQEWLFGGYAGRSYVPLIDTAEPAAATGEDQFRIVVPITNPRTETRLKEFACKLASERDNAIVHVVHIVQMPRQSSRSYGVEQSRRIIEESEALMSDIHDVADGYGVDCDTSTVLSHRSFEELFTVAERKDADLVVMKWGDEGVWRAARADRPLDELTRQLPCDFLVLKDRGLDTSRVLLPTAGDAASDINADVARTLRAVDGSEVSLLHVVDGPEQRDHGERFLAGWAAEHDLEDAVRIVDDTGDIEGAIAREAEDHTLVLLGASERGLLSRLARDALYLDVVDDLDCSFALAEPATDRGLLERLFG; encoded by the coding sequence ATGGACGAGACAGAACCGGACGACCGGGAAGAGCGGCTGCGAGACGCCGTCGAGCGGTCACGGAGTGGTGCGCCCGCTGTCGGGCGGGTCGTCCGCGACCGCTTCTCGACCGACGAGGTCTTCCAGCGCATCGTTGCCGCCGCCGACGAGGAAATCACCGCTGGCAGCCGGGAGCTGTTCTTCAGCGGGCTGGCCGCCGGCTTCGCCATCACCATCACGTTTCTCCTGTACGTCTCACTGACAGCGTCGACGGGCGGTGACCCGGTTCTCAGCGCGTTGCTGTACCCGCTCGGCTTCATCTACATCATCATCGGCGGGTACCAGCTCTACACCGAGAACACACTGCCGCCGGTGGCGCTAACCCTGGAGCGGGTTGCATCCGTGCCCGCGCTCCTTCGCAACTGGGTCGTCGTCCTGGCCGGGAACTTCGCCGGCGGGACCTTCGGTGCGATCGCGCTCGCGTGGGGCGGTGTCCTCTCGCCGGAGGCCGGTGCAGCCGCGGCCAGCATCGCCACGAAGGGCATCGAGACCGGGTCATCGGTGCTCTTTACGAAAGCCGCCTTCGCGGGCCTCATCGTCGCGGGGGTGGTCTGGGTCGAGTACGCCGCCCGCGACACCATCTCACGGCTGGTCGTCGTCTACCTCGCTTTCCTCTCCATCCCCATCGGCGGCCTGTTCCACGTCGTCGTCTCGTACACGGAGATGGTGTATCTGGTTCTGCTGGGCGACCTGTCGCTGCTGGTCGGAATGGTCGAGTTCGTGCTGCCGGTGCTGGTCGGGAACACGCTGGGTGGCGTCGTGCTGGTGACGGTCGTCAACTACTTCCAGACGACCGAACAGCGGCTCGAATCCGCCAGGTTCGAGGGGGCCGACCGGCGGCTGTCGCGACAGGAGTGGCTGTTCGGCGGCTACGCTGGCCGCTCGTACGTCCCGCTCATCGACACCGCCGAGCCGGCCGCCGCGACCGGCGAGGACCAGTTCCGTATCGTCGTCCCGATTACGAACCCGCGCACCGAAACGCGGCTCAAGGAGTTCGCCTGCAAGCTGGCCAGTGAGAGGGACAATGCCATCGTCCACGTGGTCCACATCGTCCAGATGCCGCGCCAGTCCTCGCGCAGCTACGGCGTCGAGCAGAGCCGGCGCATCATCGAGGAGTCGGAGGCGCTGATGTCGGACATCCACGACGTCGCAGACGGGTACGGCGTCGACTGCGACACCTCGACGGTGCTGTCACACCGGTCCTTCGAGGAACTGTTCACCGTCGCCGAGCGCAAGGACGCCGACCTCGTGGTCATGAAGTGGGGGGACGAGGGAGTGTGGAGAGCCGCCCGGGCCGACCGACCGCTCGACGAACTCACGCGACAGCTCCCCTGTGACTTCCTCGTCCTCAAGGACCGGGGCCTCGACACGTCGAGGGTGCTGTTACCGACAGCGGGCGACGCCGCCTCCGACATAAATGCCGACGTGGCACGGACGCTTCGCGCCGTCGACGGTTCCGAGGTGAGCCTCCTGCACGTGGTCGACGGCCCGGAGCAACGTGACCACGGCGAACGGTTCCTCGCCGGCTGGGCGGCCGAGCACGACCTGGAGGACGCCGTCCGGATTGTCGACGATACCGGGGATATAGAGGGCGCAATCGCCCGGGAGGCAGAGGACCACACACTCGTCTTGCTCGGGGCCTCAGAGCGCGGGCTGTTGTCGCGGCTGGCCCGCGACGCGCTCTATCTGGACGTCGTCGACGACCTGGACTGCTCGTTCGCCCTGGCGGAACCGGCGACGGACCGGGGGCTGCTCGAACGGCTGTTCGGCTGA
- a CDS encoding long-chain-fatty-acid--CoA ligase has product MEKPLLATEFLDRAREHFGDHEAVLTVDGERLTYDDLGARVDRLSAALQDRGVEKGDRVAVLDPNTHYHLETAYAAIQIGAVHTPLNYRLKPGENEYIVDDAGIDVIVCDWDFVDNVDPIRDAVDVHTYICTDPDRADTDAEWADYEAVIAEYDPDDYDRPEMHEDELVTINYTSGTTGDPKGVMRTHRTETVHAYLTAHQQSIESDDVYYWTLPMFHVNGWGHIFAVTGVGARHVCARGFDPGTTFEKIAAEDVSYMCCAPTVMNRLIEYWEDHDPQTTGDNDLRIASGGAAPPEATMRTLEDDIGWYFKHMYGSTETGPLIVTSDYKRLFDQNDDARFEIKKRQGFAMLGTELRVVDEHGDDVAENDEEIGEIVVRGNQIMEGYWNKPEETEEAFNARAEGWFHTGDLASVDEDGMLRIKDRKKDIIVSGGENISTLQLEDCLYDHPEVREVAVVPSPSEEWGETPKAFIIPRNGDPENPGVTAGEITEFTRERLATYKAVRRVEFVDELPKTSTGKIQKFELREREWEGHDGRVGEG; this is encoded by the coding sequence ATGGAGAAGCCTCTCCTCGCCACGGAGTTTCTCGACAGGGCGCGCGAGCACTTCGGGGACCACGAGGCCGTCCTCACAGTCGACGGCGAGCGGCTGACCTACGACGACCTCGGGGCCCGCGTCGACCGGCTCTCGGCGGCGCTGCAGGACCGCGGCGTCGAGAAGGGCGACCGGGTGGCCGTGCTGGACCCGAACACCCACTACCACCTGGAGACGGCCTACGCCGCAATCCAGATTGGCGCGGTCCACACGCCGCTGAACTACCGGCTCAAGCCGGGCGAGAACGAGTACATCGTCGACGACGCCGGCATCGACGTCATCGTCTGCGACTGGGATTTCGTCGACAACGTCGACCCCATCCGCGACGCGGTGGACGTCCACACCTACATCTGCACCGACCCCGACCGCGCGGACACCGACGCCGAGTGGGCCGACTACGAGGCGGTCATCGCCGAGTACGACCCGGACGACTACGACCGCCCGGAGATGCACGAGGACGAACTCGTCACTATCAACTACACGTCGGGGACGACCGGCGACCCGAAGGGCGTCATGCGGACCCACCGCACCGAGACGGTCCACGCCTACCTGACCGCCCACCAGCAGTCCATCGAGAGCGACGACGTGTACTACTGGACGCTGCCGATGTTCCACGTCAACGGCTGGGGACACATCTTCGCGGTCACCGGCGTCGGCGCACGCCACGTCTGCGCGCGCGGGTTCGACCCGGGCACGACCTTCGAGAAAATCGCCGCGGAGGACGTCTCCTACATGTGCTGTGCGCCGACGGTGATGAACAGGCTCATCGAGTACTGGGAGGACCACGACCCCCAGACGACGGGGGACAACGACCTGCGCATCGCGTCGGGCGGCGCGGCCCCGCCCGAAGCCACGATGCGCACGCTGGAGGACGACATCGGGTGGTACTTCAAGCACATGTACGGCTCGACGGAGACGGGCCCGCTCATCGTCACCTCCGACTACAAGCGCCTGTTCGACCAGAACGACGACGCCCGCTTCGAAATCAAGAAACGACAGGGCTTCGCGATGCTCGGGACCGAACTCCGCGTCGTCGACGAGCACGGCGACGACGTGGCCGAGAACGACGAGGAAATCGGCGAAATCGTCGTCAGGGGCAACCAGATAATGGAGGGGTACTGGAACAAGCCCGAGGAGACGGAGGAGGCGTTCAACGCCCGCGCGGAGGGGTGGTTCCACACCGGCGACCTCGCCTCGGTCGACGAAGACGGGATGCTCCGCATCAAGGACCGCAAGAAGGACATCATCGTCTCCGGCGGGGAGAACATCTCGACGCTGCAACTGGAGGACTGCCTGTACGACCACCCGGAGGTCCGTGAGGTCGCCGTCGTCCCCTCGCCCAGCGAGGAGTGGGGGGAGACGCCGAAGGCATTTATCATCCCCAGAAACGGCGACCCGGAGAACCCGGGCGTGACGGCCGGGGAGATAACCGAGTTCACGCGGGAGCGCCTGGCGACCTACAAGGCCGTCCGCCGGGTCGAGTTCGTCGACGAACTCCCGAAGACATCCACCGGGAAGATTCAGAAGTTCGAACTCCGCGAGCGGGAGTGGGAGGGACACGACGGGCGCGTCGGCGAAGGGTGA
- a CDS encoding RAD55 family ATPase — MRVPSGVPGFDELIEGGLLADRLYVVSGPPGSGKTTFCSQFIAQGARDGHDCLYVTMHETKEELLRDMSGFEFGFDRAIQSETVQFLNLVTESGKRTITQFGTDGGLTNRLVAFIESHDVNRVVIDSTMLLQHFFSDMSDEITGFLSALKQTDATILLISEMTDPTSYSDEHYLAHGVVFFHNFLDSSGMTRGIQVIKMRGTAIDCDIREISFSDQGLRVHPDRKVQG; from the coding sequence ATGCGCGTTCCGAGTGGCGTCCCTGGGTTCGACGAGCTCATCGAGGGGGGGCTGCTGGCCGACCGGCTCTACGTCGTCAGCGGGCCGCCGGGCAGCGGGAAGACGACGTTCTGCTCGCAGTTCATCGCCCAGGGGGCGAGAGACGGACACGATTGCCTGTACGTGACGATGCACGAGACGAAGGAGGAACTCCTCCGGGACATGTCCGGCTTCGAGTTCGGGTTCGACAGGGCGATACAGTCCGAGACCGTCCAGTTCCTGAACCTCGTCACCGAGTCGGGCAAACGCACCATCACCCAGTTCGGGACAGACGGCGGCCTCACCAACCGGCTCGTCGCCTTCATCGAGTCCCACGACGTGAACCGCGTGGTCATCGACTCCACGATGCTGCTCCAGCACTTCTTCTCGGACATGTCCGACGAGATTACCGGCTTTCTCTCGGCGCTGAAACAGACCGACGCGACCATCCTGCTCATCTCGGAGATGACCGACCCGACCTCCTACTCCGACGAGCACTACCTGGCCCACGGGGTCGTCTTCTTCCACAACTTCCTGGACTCCTCGGGGATGACCCGCGGCATCCAGGTCATCAAGATGCGGGGGACCGCCATCGACTGCGACATCCGCGAGATAAGCTTCTCCGACCAGGGGCTGCGGGTCCACCCGGACCGGAAGGTCCAGGGATAG
- a CDS encoding universal stress protein, with protein MYRVLLPVDHNEERAKQAARDVMGLPRDPEDVEVVALNVEEPYDVGDGTGRVSTEELFDETDYPESVGTVVEMLTDEGFTVDKRRVHGAATEEILSMADEVGADLIAMSGRKRSPSGKVLFGSVTQSVLLDATRPVMVSSQN; from the coding sequence GTGTACCGAGTACTCCTGCCAGTCGACCACAACGAAGAGCGCGCGAAACAGGCGGCACGGGACGTGATGGGCCTGCCGAGAGACCCCGAGGACGTGGAGGTCGTCGCCCTCAACGTCGAGGAACCGTACGATGTCGGCGACGGGACCGGCCGCGTCAGTACGGAGGAACTCTTCGACGAGACGGACTACCCGGAGAGCGTGGGCACGGTCGTCGAGATGCTGACCGACGAGGGGTTCACCGTCGACAAGCGCCGCGTCCACGGCGCGGCGACCGAGGAGATTCTCTCGATGGCCGATGAGGTCGGCGCCGACCTCATCGCGATGAGCGGCCGCAAGCGCAGTCCGAGCGGGAAGGTGCTGTTCGGGAGCGTGACCCAGTCGGTGCTGCTGGACGCGACCCGGCCGGTGATGGTCTCCTCGCAGAACTGA
- a CDS encoding DUF5789 family protein, with translation MRIVRDAEDSFATHTFPSTAAEFVEDHGDVELKLPNGAATLGDVLETLPNEHFETEEDARLAIYGALGEEAIGRKGYSDRDATHLGETGHERVSL, from the coding sequence ATGAGAATCGTGAGAGATGCAGAGGACTCGTTTGCCACGCACACGTTCCCGTCGACCGCTGCGGAGTTCGTCGAGGACCACGGCGACGTCGAACTGAAACTGCCAAACGGCGCGGCGACGCTGGGCGACGTGCTGGAGACGCTGCCGAACGAGCACTTCGAGACCGAGGAGGACGCTCGCCTCGCCATCTACGGCGCGCTCGGCGAGGAGGCCATCGGGCGGAAGGGCTACAGCGACCGCGACGCGACCCACCTCGGCGAGACGGGCCACGAACGGGTCTCGCTGTAA
- a CDS encoding PHP domain-containing protein, with protein MVVADLHVHTTNSDGSLTLETIPDAARAADVGTVAVTDHDRVHPDLRTPVAVVDGITVVHGIELRVDSPAGKVDLLGYGVERTDELVAEVDRLQENRIERARAIVDCVEDRLDVSLDVTFEPGVGRPHIARAVADSDADYGYDDAFADLIGDDCPCYVARDIVDFERGRDLLADACGLVALAHPFRYDDVEGALALCDSLDGVERHYDYGREVDPRPVERAVERYDLVVTGGSDAHDEVLGRAGLDRDEYHRFRSYV; from the coding sequence ATGGTCGTCGCGGACCTCCACGTCCACACCACGAACTCCGACGGGTCGCTCACGCTCGAAACCATCCCCGACGCGGCCCGGGCAGCAGACGTGGGGACCGTCGCCGTCACCGACCACGACCGCGTCCATCCGGACCTGCGGACCCCGGTCGCCGTCGTGGACGGCATCACCGTCGTCCACGGCATCGAACTCCGGGTCGACTCGCCGGCGGGGAAGGTCGACCTGCTGGGCTACGGCGTCGAGCGGACCGACGAACTCGTCGCGGAAGTCGACCGGTTGCAGGAGAACCGCATCGAGCGCGCCCGCGCCATCGTCGACTGCGTCGAGGACCGCCTCGACGTCTCGCTGGATGTGACCTTCGAACCCGGCGTCGGTCGCCCGCACATCGCCCGCGCAGTCGCCGACAGCGACGCCGACTACGGCTACGACGACGCCTTCGCGGACCTCATCGGCGACGACTGCCCCTGCTACGTCGCCCGCGACATCGTCGACTTCGAGCGCGGCCGGGACCTGCTCGCCGACGCCTGCGGCCTCGTCGCGCTGGCCCATCCCTTCCGGTACGACGACGTCGAGGGGGCGCTGGCCCTCTGTGACTCTCTCGACGGCGTCGAGCGCCACTACGACTACGGCCGCGAGGTCGACCCGCGACCGGTCGAGCGGGCCGTCGAGCGGTACGACCTCGTGGTCACGGGCGGCAGCGACGCCCACGACGAGGTCCTCGGCAGGGCGGGGCTGGACCGCGACGAGTACCACCGCTTCCGGAGCTACGTGTAG
- a CDS encoding DUF6757 family protein, with protein sequence MECHYCDRAADIAVEKDGIKVGVCKEHFKEQMEQLADSDWLDGVEEDLDIDRRE encoded by the coding sequence ATGGAGTGTCACTACTGCGACCGGGCGGCGGACATCGCGGTCGAGAAAGACGGTATCAAGGTCGGGGTCTGCAAGGAGCACTTCAAGGAGCAGATGGAGCAACTCGCCGACTCCGATTGGCTCGACGGCGTCGAGGAGGACCTCGACATCGACCGTCGGGAGTGA
- a CDS encoding DUF7577 domain-containing protein: MDAWAWLIAYLIGFALLQLVLYRYFQRGESTHEGDREPGYQRLERRSAAADVGSAEDADGVYCQHCGARNDRGFSYCQNCVEPLR; encoded by the coding sequence ATGGACGCGTGGGCCTGGCTCATCGCTTACCTCATCGGGTTCGCACTGCTCCAGCTCGTGCTCTACCGGTACTTCCAGCGGGGCGAGTCGACCCACGAGGGGGACCGCGAGCCGGGGTACCAGCGGCTGGAGCGCCGGTCCGCCGCGGCGGACGTCGGCAGCGCCGAGGACGCGGACGGCGTCTACTGCCAGCACTGCGGCGCGCGCAACGACCGCGGGTTCAGCTACTGTCAGAACTGCGTCGAACCGCTCCGGTGA